Genomic window (Equus przewalskii isolate Varuska chromosome 12, EquPr2, whole genome shotgun sequence):
aacacacatgcacagaggcCTACAACATGCAAAACTTACACCGAGATGCAGTGTAGACAGAACACAGAAACGTTCATGGCACATGTACTCTCTCCAGAGCCAGCCTAGCCTGTCTGTCCCCTGGCTGCCCCTGTGTCAGGGGACTTCTGGCCCCAGGGACAGCTTGCTCCCAGCCCTGCTCGCTGAGACCGGGGCCTCACCTGTGTCCAGTTTGCTGCGTTTCTGCTCCGGCTCCTGGGGAGCTGCCTCAATGGCTCGCTGAGCCTCGGGGTGGATCTTGAGGAGGGCCTTGGCAAGGGTGGCGGGGCCGGGCACCCCCAGGGACATGATACAGTGCACCCCTTTACGCTTGGCCCCGGCCACCTTGGCACTGTCTTTGGAGGCTGTCAGCAGGACCAGTTTGGAGAACTTCCTGGGCTTCTTGGGAGCTGCGGGGACGACATCGGTGCCTGGGGATGGCTCCTGGCTGGCCTTCACGCTCTCAGCCTCCTGCTCGCTGGGCTCAGGCAGGGGCATTCCGGGACCGATGGCCTGTCCCCCAGGCCACACTCAGGCCCCAGCAGACGGatgtccctcctcctccctggcaaGGAAGCTGGGAGTCCAGGGGCTCCGTCCTAAGGGAAGAGGCAGAATCCCGTCAGGGGAGG
Coding sequences:
- the FLYWCH2 gene encoding FLYWCH family member 2 yields the protein MPLPEPSEQEAESVKASQEPSPGTDVVPAAPKKPRKFSKLVLLTASKDSAKVAGAKRKGVHCIMSLGVPGPATLAKALLKIHPEAQRAIEAAPQEPEQKRSKLDTDGKEAGRLAGPPARSPSPGAKEPTVCPSMPSKSL